A part of Macrobrachium nipponense isolate FS-2020 chromosome 26, ASM1510439v2, whole genome shotgun sequence genomic DNA contains:
- the LOC135199594 gene encoding glutamate-gated chloride channel subunit beta-like: protein MAACKTNPRGNYISWDAGWTLQQASSFEMTLEDLCKQDTGKIFFWFPRVMEETALYICEALGTHLPTVKSLEEVNFLYNILDKRWPDSEKCPLYYWSDLNDKKDENVWVRGYDGHIDNETYWSPDEPNGFRYENCAFIRQNGMIDDDCAWERCAMCVFTEPQRFIMRGTCEQEIRNTYFVAYQEEFGSLVFRGYGAYHIAKDNGTWLYTDAVRDLVIASMEEHEIDYPMGRRWWKLQQEVCGIGEGERKRLLLTPCNDTQYTCDDGTCIAHHYRCDLKYDCRDRSDELECDIISFPRDYHKHLPPRIPRDDKSNVPVVVHVIIKSIGILTAEMTMTLSYELEMHWFDGRLEYFNLKRNESLNTIMVESMMRLWSPIVRLLNTDTIDKTLLEEDATAMVKRLARPLRRDDGAAGEVDVYSGEENPVSVSRKYSTTYTCNFDLTLYPFDDQHCDMHLQIVSGQVAFLEVHPNSTVVYLGSTTLNEYTVIRATGVISLNVFEETGIGDMKLIYGAPQEPSEVRVRIPLIRLYGYSILNIYIPSLILLVISYLTLFFRKSFFDSRIMATLTALLVLATLFAQASSSLPMTSYFKMVDIWLLFCVVMTFLIIIFHLLIDNFLSREQRQPTKVTPIAFEKEKFFGSRVFKWVPDLAVDKLELTAKVTVCVIDVVFIIVYVACIL, encoded by the exons ATGGCTGCGTGCAAGACCAACCCCCGAGGAAACTACATCTCGTGGGATGCGGGGTGGACACTCCAACAGGCCTCCTCGTTCGAAATGACCCTGGAGGACCTCTGCAAGCAAGACACCGGAAAGATATTCTTCTGGTTTCCAAGGGTTATGGAGGAAACGGCCCTCTACATCTGCGAAGCCCTCGGCACTCACCTTCCAACGGTCAAAAGCCTCGAGGAAGTCAACTTCCTCTATAATATATTGGACAAAAGGTGGCCGGACTCCGAAAAATGCCCCCTCTACTACTGGAGCGACCTCAACGACAAGAAAGATGAAAACGTCTGGGTCAGGGGCTACGATGGACATATCGACAACGAGACCTACTGGTCACCCGACGAGCCCAATGGCTTTAGGTACGAGAACTGCGCATTTATTCGCCAAAATGGCATGATCGACGACGACTGCGCGTGGGAGAGGTGCGCCATGTGCGTGTTCACGGAGCCCCAGAGATTCATCATGCGAGGCACCTGCGAACAGGAGATACGCAACACTTACTTCGTGGCCTACCAGGAGGAGTTTGGGAGCCTCGTGTTCAGAGGGTACGGTGCCTACCATATCGCCAAAGACAATGGCACGTGGCTCTATACCGATGCGGTTCGCGACCTCGTCATCGCCTCCATGGAAGAGCACGAGATCGACTACCCCATGGGCCGTAGATGGTGGAAACTGCAGCAAGAGGTTTGCGGGataggggaaggagagagaaagaggctgcTGCTCACGCCTTGCAATGACACCCAGTACACCTGCGACGATGGGACCTGCATCGCTCACCACTACCGATGCGACCTCAAGTACGACTGTCGCGATCGCAGCGACGAGCTGGAGTGTGATATCATCTCGTTCCCTCGGGATTACCATAAGCATCTGCCTCCCAGAATCCCTCGGGACGACAAAAGTAACGTGCCGGTGGTGGTCCACGTGATCATCAAGTCCATAGGCATCTTGACGGCGGAAATGACGATGACTTTGTCTTACGAGCTGGAAATGCACTGGTTCGACGGGCGACTCGAATACTTCAACCTGAAGAGAAACGAGAGTCTGAACACGATCATGGTAGAGAGTATGATGCGACTGTGGTCCCCCATCGTCAGGCTTCTCAACACAGACACCATCGACAAGACACTGTTAGAAGAAGACGCCACTGCCATGGTGAAAAGGCTCGCTAGGCCTCTGCGACGAGACGACGGGGCAGCCGGAGAAG TTGACGTCTACTCGGGAGAGGAGAACCCAGTGTCGGTGTCGAGGAAGTACAGCACCACCTACACCTGCAATTTCGATCTCACTCTCTACCCCTTTGATGATCAACACTGCGACATGCACCTGCAGATTGTGTCAGGCCAGGTGGCCTTCCTCGAGGTCCACCCTAATTCCACCGTTGTTTACTTAGGGAGCACAACGCTGAATGAATATACGGTAATCCGCGCAACGGGCGTGATTAGTTTAAATGTATTTGAGGAAACTGGA ATCGGCGACATGAAGCTGATTTACGGAGCGCCCCAAGAACCCAGTGAGGTCCGAGTTCGAATTCCGTTGATTCGCCTCTACGGTTACTCTATCCTGAACATCTACATCCCTTCCCTGATCCTTCTCGTCATTAGTTACTTGACTCTGTTCTTCAGAAAATCCTTCTTCGATTCGAGAATCATGGCAACGCTGACCGCCCTCCTGGTTTTGGCGACACTTTTCGCTCAG GCCTCTTCGTCTCTCCCGATGACCTCGTACTTCAAGATGGTCGACATCTGGCTGCTCTTCTGCGTGGTGATGACCTTCCTGATCATCATCTTCCACCTCCTGATCGACAACTTCCTCTCCCGAGAGCAACGCCAGCCGACGAAGGTCACGCCCATCGCCTTCGAGAAAGAGAAGTTCTTCGGCAGCCGCGTCTTCAAGTGGGTGCCGGACTTGGCCGTCGATAAGTTAGAGCTCACGGCAAAAGTGACGGTCTGCGTCATTGATGTGGTCTTCATCATCGTGTATGTAGCGTGCATATTGTAA